The Manis javanica isolate MJ-LG chromosome 13, MJ_LKY, whole genome shotgun sequence region TGGAGCGCATCAGTAAGATGAAGTGGGACCCAAGGAttggcatttctaacaagttcccagttGCTGCTCCTTTTGGTCTATGGAccgtgttttattttcttgtcacCCAACATTTTCCATAGACTCATTAACTACATGGATCCCAGAAACCAGACATATATTTCAGATTTCCTCCTTCTAGGATTGACAGAGGATCCAGAACTGCAACTTTTCCTCTTTGGGCTCTTCCTGTCCATGTACCTGTCACCATTCTGaggaacctgctcatcatcctggctGTCAGCTCTGACCCCCTTCTCCACACCCCCATCCATGTACTACTTGCTCTCCCACCTGTCCCTGGATGACATCTCTTCAAGCACAACCACAATCCCCAAGATGCTGGTGAACATCCAAGCACAGAATCAGCACATCAGTTACACTGAATGCATTGCCCAGGTCTGCCTTGTCCTGATTTTTATCAGTTCTGAAAACTGTCTCCTTGCAGCAATGTCCTATGACTGCTATGTAGCCATCTGCCATCCACTGAGGTACATGGTCATCATGAATCCCCGGCTCTGTGTTCTGCTcattctgctctctctgctccttaGCACTGGGAGTGCCCTGCTCCACAGTCTGATGATGCAGAGGATGTCCTTCTGCAGGGACCTGGAAATCCCCCACTTCTTCTGTGAACTTGCTCAGGTCACCAAGCTGGCCTGATCTGATACCCTCATCAATAACCTCCTGATATTTGTTGTGTTTAGCCCATTTGGGGGTGTTCTCTCTGGGATCATTTTCTCTTATGCTCAAATTGTCTCCTCTGTTTTGCGAATGTCAATAGGGGTTAAGTATAAAGCCTTTTCACCTGTGGGTCTCACCTCTCAGTAGTTTCCTTGTTCTGTGGAACAAAATTAGGGGTGTACATTAGTTCTGCAGTTACAAACTCTTCCAGGAAGATTGCAATGGCTTAAATTATGTATGTTGTTGTGCCTCAAATgatgaaccccttcatctacagcctgaggaacagggacatGAAGCAGGCCTTTAGGAAACTCATTAGGAGGCAACCTCACTTTGGTAATGTGTCATCATATTTGGATCAGGTTTCTAAAATGAGTAAAAGGGGAAGTTTTCTATTGTTATAGAATTCCTAATTCTTCAATTATCGAGGTCTTCTAAAATGAGTAGAAAACCTAATGGCTAAGAACATTTCAACTTGAGGCTTCAAATATGATTTTGCTGTTTGTCTatctttgatttttgacaaatgacTTCAGGTTTTTGTGGTCATCTCTAGAGGTAGAACTTGAATCCTTGTATCCTGTTACAGTCATTATGCAGGACGACATTCTTAGAATAAAGTGGAGaaggtggagaggggagggagaggctaTAAGCAAGACTGTGGTCTTAGGTAAAGACTTACCTCTACCTTATTCCAAGACCAGGACCATGTGAATTTCTCTCCAGACTTAGGCAAGGGAGCCTACTTTTCTAACCCAAGTTGTTAATTGCTTGAAGTCGTCTCTATTAAACTCTGCCTCTCTGGAGCAATATGTGAATCCACCACACACAGATTCATCATTATAACATTTATATAGTTAGATTATCTCAGTGTTTTGAGACAAATATGAGATTTGTGAACTTCAAGTTGAAGATATCTTTGGTTCTAGCAAAAGAAAGATAATCTGTCTCCAATATTCTTACACAAGAAAGAGAGctacttttcattttatggacTTCAGAGGTTTAGAATATATGATGATAAGAGAATAAGGATTCATTCACTTCTCCATGAGGTTGCTTCATTCTGGGACTACCTGAATAGTGTATACCTGGTGGTAGCACCTACTTGAATAGGACTACCTGGAGGCAGTAGATGCAGGTGTCATATTTGGTCGTGATACCCAGATGACAGAAAACTGACTGTTCTCTTCTGTGTCATTTGATAACTAACTTGTCCACAGTGTCACAATAAGATACCCCCTCAGTCTGACACTGAGAATAGACTCACACACCCCTTCTTAATCTAATTACTGGTGTGTGGAAAACAACTAGTGTGAAGGTCTTAGACTGACTAATTGGGTTAATTCCTGTGGGGCAAAAGTCATACTCATTACAGGAACTTAACACAATAACTCACTCAATGGTACTCAAGAACATGTTACTGGTATCATAGGTTTTCATATTTTGTCTATATGCATAAATCTTGTAATCCTTTTACACTCACATATTTTTACCATCTGCTTCAGTGTTTAGATTTGTTTACCTTTATAGTGGGTTTTTCTCATCTGAGTAATATAATCTGATCTCTAATTACTGAGTAGGCAGGATAATGGTTGTTAATCTTTTTTCTGATATCTTAGTTGCTCTGGCTCCTTCCCACTGATTTATGGAGAAGAATCAATCTGACCTTTTGCTGATCACTTTAGTGAACACTTCTTACTGTATttcctactcatccttgtgtagTCCACACAGAGAAACATAATTGAGTGAAATGAATGGAATGACTGAAGTTTTATACCCCTGGCTGCATGATTAGGGCTCTTAGGCAAAACTTTATGATATATCTTTATGAGGAACACAATGTATTTTGTGGAGGGGATGTTTAATGTTCTGAAGCTAGTATtacaactggaggaaaaaaaatgataggGTTAGATGCCatcattttccacaatcacagaAATGTGGGACCAGAACATCTTTCTGGATGTGTGTTAAGGAGAGAAAGATGGAGATCTCCCTGGAAAAATCAAGAAAGAGCCCTTCATGTGTGTGGAAGGGAGATACTGTTTCAGCCCCGCAATCAGTGGACAGCTCCCTGTCTGCTTCCCTTGGTGTCTTCTGTAGACTTTCCTCCACTGACATTCATAGAACACCTGCAGCAATGGATGACTTGGGGTCCTTGTTCATACCACAGGTTTCCATATCTCACCCAAGAACACCTGACTGCTGGGATGGTGTCCAAAGGATGAGTTTTTAAATGAGCACTTTGTGAGTTTCTGATGCACTCTGAAGTCTGAGAAATGTGACTTAAGTATTAAAAGGACATGGgaggatatatttttattttggaaggtGAAAAGCCTTACCTTGATTTTACttgttaaaatatcaaatatgaaGTGATATTTAAAACAGATTTCTAGTTCTTAAATAGTAGCAGTATGATGAAAACAAATATACCCATTACCAGGTTAAGAATTAAAGCATGGCCCATACCTGAAGAATTTCCTCATCAACTCTCCTTTCCCAATCCAGTGATAACTACTCTCCTGAATTctatgtttatcatttttttaagttctacTAGGTTGAATTCTATGAAATTAGCAGTATTTTATCATGTTAATCTCCACACTGACATATTCATAGACTCAACCACATGTCATATATATCCCCATACACACCTGTATATATCGCTATGCTAGTTATTaactctgttttaaaaataatttccatccTTTTGAACTTACTAAAAATTCATCTTATGGTTTGAATTCTgagtctgggttttgttttgtttttgtttttgcatcaTTTAGCCACCATGTTTCAAACATGTTGTTGATGGTAGCACTAATCTGTTCACTATCTGTGCCATGTAAGTGTATATAATGTAAGGTTCTATCACAAAATAGTATCTTTTCTGATGTGGATAGAGATCTAGGTCAATCTGCTACTACAAATATTTCTGTTTGAATAATCTTATACATGTATCCTGGTAGAAATGAGGCAAAATTTTATATTAAGAGAGGAGTTATTCAGTATATGGGGATACTTCCCCTCTGTAGTTCCAAAGAGTTTTCCTGGGAGTTTGAACCAGTTTTCATTCCACAAGACTCTTCTGGAGATCTACACTATTTCTATCATGTTTTCCTTAACTCTAACAATCGAGggattataaaatattatctaaATAATTTACACTTATCTTACTGAGATTCAGAATATTGTCATATGTCATAGGCCATTTAAGtttattctatgaaatatttgtttatagGATTTCTATTGCCCtacctatttttttcattcatttgtaacAGCTCATTGTTTAATTGAGATAGCACATTTTTCTTAGCTATATGTATTGAAAACCACCTCAATAGATTGTGGTTTGTCTTGTAAATCTTTTGTAATGTGTTTTCAGTGAACCTAAATACCAAGTTGTAATATAGTTCAATTTTCCAATATTTTACTTGGTGGTTTATTCTCAATATGTCTGGTTCCTATCAGCCATActtcccccaaaataaaaaatttctcagTTGGGCTTGTATGTTTGAGGCACAAATCCACTTGGagttgaattttttctttgaagataaGATACTTAACTTACTTATGTCCCCATACCTTTTCATTAGTTCATCCATTTACTATAATCCCTCTTCAGCAATAGATAACCTATCCATTTATGTCTTGGTTTTTCTCTGGGCTCTCCCTCTGACCAATAAGTCTGTCATACCTCTCCCTGTCTTAATGACTGTATCATAACAGTCAGGTACAAAACTGTTATAACAAACAGGCccaaaatcatatggtatgtccTCAAAGTCACATTGTATCACAGACTGACTGATCCTCTGATAATTTGCAATTTACTGCAACAATATTGACAACCAAGAACCATAATTCCAACCCATGGTCCATCatatgacaaagaaaagcatATTGAAGCCACTGATTTCAGAAAGTGGAAGTGAAGTACTAAAAAGGAGAATCAATGCCTGTTACATCCGAGTACACAGAGTATAGAGgcaattgataaataaaatactgaCCATAAGACTCATTAGTCAGTGAACCATGCACAAAATTAgcctttagtttttaaattttggggtACATTTCCAATGGCATCAAAGTATTTCTCCAGGTAATATATATCCACGCATATAAGGAAACTATATTTTTGAGCTTATATATAGTACCAGTCTTCCTGACACTGTTATTAGAACAGGGTTGCACTTAAATGTTCCTTTGAAGCAAAGGATAGAATCTAATAACTGTAGAAAGATATCCTTTGGTGGGCAGGTGACTTGAAAGCCGTGAGCTAAACAACATGAAGGAAGAAGATGGCATTTGTTAGCCTTCACCAGGTAAGAGATCAGATAAAACCAAGTTATTCATCTTTGAGCTTTGCTCTTCAAGTATTTGTGCTGTCCTGTGATCACATGAGTGTAACATGTTTGACTAATGAGGAATTTAGGATATTGAAGTCCCAAGGGACACAGAGACTGCAAATAGTCTTCCTATGACCACCCACTCAACATCTGTGCCCAAGTCATATGCAGCACACCTGAGCCTGGCCCCAGTGACCATGATTTCTGCACCGAAACCCAACTGCTTCACTATCTTTCCATGCTCCTTGAGTACATAGCTTTCCATTTTTGCCTTCACATACAGGAAAGAACTAAATGCCATTCCTTATTTTTGGCACCCAGGTTATCTGGAAGTCCCTACTTTCTGTTTTGCAGGAGAGACAGGTCTGTTTTCACCAGTATCGCTGGAGGGAACTGTGAGACAAATACATGCAGACAATAGCAGAATAGGCCACCTGAAAGGTGTCTACCTAATGGTCTATCATGTTCTCCTGAAcctgttttcttctgcctttgcACCTTTCCATTGTTTTTCCCTTGATAGCAAACATTTGAGGACTTTTAAATTCAATACCCCTTGGTGTTTGAATTTTACTGTATCTTAGCTGAATTCATAAATACATTTGTCCCCAACCCATAAACTCTGTTGTCACACTGAAAATTGAATTCAGGCATCCTTATGCCAATGAGATAGAGATGCCCTTGCTGGTACTTAAAACAGCAGCTCAGGATTCACTAGCAAAGGAGTGCATGTACCTGTGTGCATTTTATGTTATATGGAGGTAGACCTAACCAGGTAACAGGCTAGGTGGTGGTGGGCACCTGGCCTCAAAGAATCAGGGATCAGCCTTCAGAAATTCCTCTCTTGGGTTGTCTTGGTCTATAAGGATTTGCAGAGCCCAGGGATCACAGTGACGTGAAAAATAGTTGTCTAATGAGCAGTTGTCTAATGAGCTTTGAATACCAGCCCCCCAGGGATGTAGAGACTGTAAGGATTCAGCCCGTGACCACCTCCTTGAGCAGCACTTACCTAGTCAGGAGTCACACACCTGCACTCCATGCTGGGATGACCTTTCCTAACCAGGAGCCTCCTGCCTCACTTGGTGTCTCTGCCCTTCCTGAGGACAGACGTTGCATCTTCAATATCTAGGTGATATGTGAAGTGTTGTCCTGCACTGAAGCCAGCCAGGTAACTTAAGTACTTTGGTGAGAACAGGTGTGTAGTGCACCTGCATCTATGGGAAGCAGTGAGAGGGGTACGGACATGAAATGATCAGAGCCAAGGGTCACATAGTCCCCAGCCTGTCTCTTCTCACTGACAGGTTACCATGTGCATTTGTACCAACAGCTTGCCCTTTCTGAGGTTGTTGGTCTCCAATTTCTCtaaaaaagggaagaaactaTTATCCCCATGAGAACAATTCTGGTCATTCAGAAACATGTTGACTGCTGTATAACTTTCTGACATTGACTTGAGTCCTGGTGTGGTCATGGGAAGGGCTTTAATCAGCTTTTCTATTTTGCTACATTCCTGGATCTTGATACACCTCTTCCCAGAAGTGTTCTTGTATTATTACCATAGCTGGGCTAGAGGATGCTGGGAGAAATCAGAATCACAGACTCATCCAGCTGCCTTCCTCATACACCAGCTTCTCTTTATAAAATTACCAAGAATTATATATGAAAACAGCAAAGATAGTGTATTACATTATTGAAAATATGACCACCCCTCCATTAATTCCAGAATTAGCAAATATGGACCTTCTGCTGTATCATCTTCAGGTCTTTTCATGAACTAATGAAATTATGTGCTTACAGAAGTTCCATCTCCTGCATCCCTGTATCCTTTCTCTGCCTTCCCAGAGACCACATCATCTGGAATGTGCATGTACCCAACGGGCGTGCCAAATATACTGTATAGTTCTGTTCATATAAAGCTTTCAAATACAAAACAATGCAATTTTATAGACGCAATTAGGACCaatgctttaaagaaaatatcCCAATAAGATGCTTGATTATCTTGAAGATATTGTTTAAGTCTCTTTCATGGTAATCTTTTGTCTTCCAAAGGTCAGGAATTGTTATATTAGTCTCATTATAGAagaatacacttttctttttctctctcatttagctgttgtttctttttgatgatattcCACCTGTCTCCTTGGGGAGGAAGTCCCCCTGGGATGACACAGATTCTCATCACACTTATCAATAATGCCAAGTGTAGTAAAAATTTCAGGGGAATAACATAGATGAAGATCGTGTAGTGGTTCCTTAGGGAAAAATAGGCATCAAGTTATGTCAAATACAGGATGTGGGGTCTTCACAGGTACCAGCattatttaatacaataaaaacatCTGGAATGAAGATTGTGTAATGTGTAAAGTTTATCTTATTCACTGCTAGGTACTTAGTCCTTCATtgttatctctgtttcattttcattgaatAATCCATAATAAAACTTAATCTGAACAAGAGTCATATGCTCATTTCAAATGAATAATGGTAAACCTGAGGCTCCTCTACTCCCTTTCTACATGACAAGGTTCCCAGCTACTGTTTCAGCTCAGTCTCTTCCCTGACATCTGTATTCAGCTCAGTGGGAATACTCTCTCCTTTCACCATATTTCCTCAACTTACCCCACCCCAGTACTTCCTTGTAAGGAGTAAAACATGCAGAACGCTCATGTTCATGACAGGAAAAATAACCCACAGTAGGAAAGGTGAGTATGAGGGTCCCATATGCTTGAACACCATGCTGGGTGTCTTCTATTCATGCCTCATCATGATAATGTAGTCATGAGTTTTGATGAGCATTCACATTGTGCCGATTGGGACATGAAGCACTTAATACAAGTGAGAATTTTCCCTATTTACAAAGCAAGTGCTGGTTTGGATTGAATTGAGGGTTTGAGTCTAACTAATCCACCCAATGATGAAAGCTGTCATGAAGACACATCTCTCCTCCACGCAATTAGGACCaatgctttaaagaaaatatcCCAATAAGATGCTTGATTATCTTGAAGATATTGTTTAAGTCTCTTAGATGGTAATCTTTTGTCTTCCAAAGGTCAGGAATTGTTATATTAGTCTCATTTATAGAAGAatgcacttttctttttctctctcatttagcTGTTgcttctttttgatgatattcCACCTGTCTCCTTGGGGAGGAAGTCCCCCTGGGATGACACAGATTCTCATCACACTTACCAAGCTTCTCTTAGAATTAATAAATACTGCAGGTGAAAGCATTTCCATGAAGGATCTTATGAGCTTCTGGTTGATGGGCAACATTTACCAGTCTTTTTCAAATGTAGAGTGTTTACTTGTATAGATGCTCTGACCTGCTACATCCTACTTCATGGGTATACGTGGACATACTCTATAGACAAGGTAAAAGGTTTGGGGCATGGCTCAGGATGAAAAACTataattttttaggaaaattatgaAATCTGGAGTGTTGGTTTAGGAATGCCAATGCTGTATCATGCAGAGGCATTAACAATGATCACTCAAAAGAGTCATCTCAGCAGTCAGATGATCTAAGATAAGACCGAGTCTTTGACCTGTACTGCCCACTTTGTGTCCCTGATGTAACTTCACCTTCCCTGTTTCCCCGTGGATAAGCCTAGTGACAATGTGTTCTAACACACTGCGATTTAGCAAGCTTTTCAGGGGACTCTGAGGCATGTCAATGTTTGGGTACTCTACTCTGCAAGAGAGCTTGGAGAACTTCATTTTCATCATTCTCTTTGAGGCAATAAATACTTCTGCAGGAAAGACCATATCATGTGTTACAGTTTCTTCAGTTCAGCACTTAAGCAGGGTGTGAAATGGAGGTGGCAATTAATAAAAATTAGGGACATAAAGGAGTGGAGGGAGGTGAGagatggggatgggggtggaaATTAGCAGAAGGAAAGTTGAATATTCACCTTGTTTCACAATATACAgagttttcttagtttttatttaatcACTTGACAAACTTTAGCATACGTGAAACTAACTGGAACATTTGGTCAACTTAGATTCCTGGTCTTCACCCCAGAGTTTATGAGCACTAAGCCAGTAGTGGCATGAAGAATTAGCATTTCTCACAATGTCCTTTGCATTGCTGCTGGTGCTCATCTGGGgaccatttatatattttttgttttcactgtGTATTCCCATCAGATTTCTTAAATACATGGAATCCAGAAATCACACAGATgtttcagaatttcttcttctggGATTGACAAAGGATCCAGAACTTCAGCTCCTCCTCTTTGGGCTCTTCCTGTCTATGTACCTGGTCACCATCCTGGGAAACCTGCTCATCATTATGGCTGTCAGCTCTGACCcacacctccacacccccatgtacttcttcctctccagcCTGTCATTTACTGACATCTGTATAAGCACATCCACAATCCCCAAGATGTTATTGAACATCCAAGCACAGAATCAGCACATCAGTTACGCAGGCTGCCTTACCCAGATTGGCTTTGTCCTGGGTTTTGGTGGATTTGAAAGCTGTCTTCTTGCAGCAATGGCCTATGACCGttatgtggccatctgtcacccactgaggtacacaTTCATCATGAACTCCTGGCTCTGTGTTCTGCTGattcttctctctctgttccttagcACTGTGGTGGCCCTGCTCCTTAGTTTAATGGTGTCACGACTATCTTTCTGCACAAACCTGGAAATCCCGAACTTCTTCTGTGAACTTGCTCAGATCATCAAGTTGGCCTGTTCTGATACCTTCATCAATAAAATTGTGATTTATTTTGTGGCTGGCCTCTTTGGGGCTCTTCCCGTCTCTGGGATAGCATTCTCTTATGCTAAgattgtcttctctgttttaagAATGCCATCaagagaaggaaagatgaaagctTTTTCCACCTGTGGGTCTCACCTGTGCATTGTTTCTTTGTTCTACGGGACAGTGTTTGGTGTGTACATTAGTTCTGTCATCACTGAGTTTTCCAGGAAGATGGCAGTGGCTTCAGTGATGTACATTGTGGTTCCCCAAATGATGAACCCATTCATCTAtagcctgaggaacagggacatGAAGGGGGCCTTGAGGAAACTCATCAGAGGGttatcttctctctgtttttatgcCATCTACTCTAGAATCAAGTTTCTAAAATGAGGGAAATTGATAGAACCACGAAGGAGCCATAGTAACTGATttataccaaatttaaaaatttgtctaCAATAGTGAATGGCCAAGGACATTTCACTTGTGGTTGACACCTGATTTTGCTTTTTGTCTATCTCTATGATGTTTTacgcttgatttctgttttctaaatttaAGTACTTTGCTCCATTTCTATGGAAGAAGAGCCTGAGGCAAAGgttctagtttttttttcttgatcactCATAGAAGAAGGAATATTGCTAAAATTATGTAGGAAAGGGAAAGTATTGGAAGAAGGCTGTGTTCATAGATAGAGACTGGCTTCCACCTGAACCATGGTGGGTCATCCAATTACACCTACAGGATTATAGTGGAGTAAGGGAGCTGACTCCTCACACACCTATTTGGAAATGAATTAAACTGGTCACTGGTAAACTGCCTCTTTATGAAGAACAATGGCATCTACCATACTCAGTTTCATTATATATGAAAATTGCATAGTTAAATTATATCAGTGGGTTTACATGATTGGGAGATATTTAAACTTCATAAGTAGAA contains the following coding sequences:
- the LOC108388437 gene encoding olfactory receptor 7G1-like, with the protein product MESRNHTDVSEFLLLGLTKDPELQLLLFGLFLSMYLVTILGNLLIIMAVSSDPHLHTPMYFFLSSLSFTDICISTSTIPKMLLNIQAQNQHISYAGCLTQIGFVLGFGGFESCLLAAMAYDRYVAICHPLRYTFIMNSWLCVLLILLSLFLSTVVALLLSLMVSRLSFCTNLEIPNFFCELAQIIKLACSDTFINKIVIYFVAGLFGALPVSGIAFSYAKIVFSVLRMPSREGKMKAFSTCGSHLCIVSLFYGTVFGVYISSVITEFSRKMAVASVMYIVVPQMMNPFIYSLRNRDMKGALRKLIRGLSSLCFYAIYSRIKFLK